In the Halorubrum ruber genome, CCTTCGGAAGGCCCTCCCATAGAAAAGCCGACAGCGTGAGCGTATCCTATGAAACGATCTCGTCGATCAGTTCACGCGCGCTGCGCCGCACGGCCTCGTCGCTCTCGATCGACGGCTCCCAACCGAGATCCGCGAGCTTCTCGATCGACAGGCGCATCTTCGGCACGTCGCCGGTCCAGCCGCGGTCGCCGCCGGTGTAGGTGTACTCCGGGTCGACGCCCAGCTCGTCGCTCACGATGTCGGCGATATCGGTGACGGAGGTGGTCGTCCGCGTGCCGAGGTTGTACACGTTGTACGCGTCGTCCGCGTGCTCGACGACGTGCTGGATCGCGTCGACGCACTCGGAGACGTGCATGTACGACTTCTCCTGCCGGCCGTCGCCGAGAATCTCCAGCTCGGTCGGATCGTCATCCAACTTCTCGATGAAGTCGGGGATCACGTTGCCGCGCTGGCGCGGGCCGACGATGTTCGCGAAGCGGAACACCCACGACTGGACCCCGTAGGAGTGCGCGAACGTCGAGATGAGCGCCTCGTCCGCGAGCTTCGCGGAGCCGTAGATCGAGATGGGTTCGAGCGGGCCGTAGTCCTCGGCCGTCGGGCGCGGCGCTTCGCCGTACACCGTCGACGAGGAGGTGAACGCGAAGCGGTCGACGCCGACCTCGCGCATCCGCTCTAAGACGTTGTACGTCATCGCGGTGTTCTCCTCGAACAGCTCGCGGTCGTCGTCGTAGTTCGTGTCGGTGTACGCCGCGAAGTGGAAGACGACGTCGAGGTCGTCGGTGACCGCGCGGGCGACGTCGTCGGGGTCGGTCACGTCCGCCTCGACGAACTCGGCGCCGTCGGGCACTCGGTCGCGGGTCCCCTTCGAGAGGTCGTCGGCGACGCGAACGGTCGCGCCGCGGTCGAGCAGGCTCGCTGCGAGGTGGCTTCCGACGAGGCCGGCACCCCCGGTGACGAGGACGCGCGAATCGGCGAGGTTCATACCGGTCCGTCGGCGGTCGCGGGTAAGTAGGTGTGGAATCGGGACGGGAACAGAGACAGAGCCCGACTACAGGTTCTCGAACGCCTCGTCGACGATTTCGCCGGTGTCGGCGACGATGTCCGCCATCACGTCGTCGTCCGGCGTCATCCCCACGAGCCGGGCGATGCGCATGATAGAGACGTGGTAGACGCGCTGGACGCCGGGTTCCTCCTCCCAGACCACGACGTTACACGGCATCAGCGCGCCGAGCTTGTTGTCGCTCGCGTCGAGCGCGCGGTCGGCGACCTCGGGGTTACACGCGCCCAGCACGTAGTAGGGGTCACGACCCGCGTCGACCTTCTCGTTGAGCATCTCGGACGGCGAGAACTCGACGGGGACGCCGAAGCCGGCGTCGGTGAACACCTCGCGGACGTGTTCGATCGCCTCCTCGTGGTCCATTTCGAGGGTGGCCTGCTGTTCGCCGATGTCGTCCGGATCGATCTGCGTCGGGTCGATGGGAAGCGTCATTCGTGTACTGTCTTGGGCCTACGTAACAAAGGCTCTTCGGATGGCACGCGGAGAGAGCGGAGACGCGGCCAGCTGGGCATCGACCGCGCGGCCTCCGGCCGCGGCAGTATTGTGCTATTCGGGAACAACTTTAACCCGCTCTGCCGCCCTACTGTTCGATATGACGTCCGGTTCAGTGCGCGAGGACCTCGAACGCGACCTGGAGTGTCTGGACCTCTTAGAGTGCGTTCACGGACTCAACGAGCGGGACCAGAGGGTCTTTCAGGAGCTCCACCAGACGGACGGGGCCCTCACCGTGGACGACGTGGCGGACCGACTGAACTGCGAGCGGTCGACGGCGTACCGGTCGATTTCGCGGCTCGTCGACGCCGACGTCGTCGTCCAGCGGCAGGAGAACTACGACCAGGGCGGGTACTACTACGTGTACCGACCGCGGACCTCGGAGGAAGCCGCTCGCGAGATGCAGCGGCTGCTCAACAGCTGGTACGCGACCGTCGGACAGCTCATTCAGGAGTTCGAAGACCGGTACGGCCGCGAGACGGAGGAACGCGGGGATTGCCCGATTCGACCCGACCCCTGACGCGCGTACGGCCGCCCCGCTCGTGCCGCGGTATTGTACAAAATATACAAATAAATAAATCGCTGGGGACCGAACGGGACGCTATGGTCGACGACACGGGAACGGCCCGACCGACGACGGCCGGCGACGACGCTCCCGCCGAGTACGTGCGGGCCAACCGCGAGGCGCTGGTCTCGCTGGCCCTCGATCTGCTCGCGGTCGACACGTCGAATCCGCCCGGCGACACGCGCGAGATCGTCGCCGCGATCGAGCGGTACCTCGACCCGCTCCCGGTCGAGGTCGAGCGGTTCGCCGTCGACCCGGCGAAGCCGAACCTGCTCGTGCGGGTCCCGGGAGCGTCCGACCGCACGCTGCTGTACAACGGCCACCTCGACACCGTGCCGTTCGACGCCGACGCGTGGACGCGCGACCCGCTCGGCGAACGCGCCGACGGTCGGGTCTACGGCCGGGGGGCGACCGACATGAAGGGCGCCGTGGCGTCGCTGCTGTTCGCGGTCCGAGCCTTCGCCGCGACCGACGCGGATCCCCCCGTCGACCTGCTGTTCGCGTTCGTGAGCGACGAGGAGGTCGGCGGCGACGCCGGGCTCCCGGCGCTGCTCGACGCGGGAGCGCTCGACGCGGACGCGTGCGTGATCGGCGAGCCGACCTGCGAGGAGGGGCGCCACTCCGTCACGGTCGCGGACCGGGGCAGCATCTGGCTGACGCTCGAGGCGTCGGGCGAGGCGGCGCACGGCTCTCGGCCGACGCTCGGCGTCAACGCCGTCGACCGGCTCTACGACGCCGTCAAGCGGTTGCGCCGGCGGTTCGGTTCCGAGCGGCTCGACGTCGACGCCGAGATGGACCCGATCGTCGAGGAGTCGATCGAGTACTACGCCCCGTCGATGGGCGAGGCGACCGCGCGGGACCTGTTCCGGTACCCGTCGATCAACCTCGGCGTCTTCGAGGGCGGCGACGCGGTGAACGCCGTGCCGCAGTCGGCGCGCGCCGAACTCGACGTGCGGCTCACCGCCGGCGTCCACACGCCCGACGTGCTCGCGGGGATCCGCGAGTGCGTCGCCGACTGCGAGGGGATCACGGTCGCCGACGTCTCCTGGAGCATCGGCACCGCGGAGGACCCGGACGGCCCGCTCGTCGAGGCCGTCGCGTCGACGGCGACGGC is a window encoding:
- a CDS encoding NAD-dependent epimerase/dehydratase family protein, giving the protein MNLADSRVLVTGGAGLVGSHLAASLLDRGATVRVADDLSKGTRDRVPDGAEFVEADVTDPDDVARAVTDDLDVVFHFAAYTDTNYDDDRELFEENTAMTYNVLERMREVGVDRFAFTSSSTVYGEAPRPTAEDYGPLEPISIYGSAKLADEALISTFAHSYGVQSWVFRFANIVGPRQRGNVIPDFIEKLDDDPTELEILGDGRQEKSYMHVSECVDAIQHVVEHADDAYNVYNLGTRTTTSVTDIADIVSDELGVDPEYTYTGGDRGWTGDVPKMRLSIEKLADLGWEPSIESDEAVRRSARELIDEIVS
- a CDS encoding DUF302 domain-containing protein; its protein translation is MTLPIDPTQIDPDDIGEQQATLEMDHEEAIEHVREVFTDAGFGVPVEFSPSEMLNEKVDAGRDPYYVLGACNPEVADRALDASDNKLGALMPCNVVVWEEEPGVQRVYHVSIMRIARLVGMTPDDDVMADIVADTGEIVDEAFENL
- a CDS encoding helix-turn-helix domain-containing protein, producing MTSGSVREDLERDLECLDLLECVHGLNERDQRVFQELHQTDGALTVDDVADRLNCERSTAYRSISRLVDADVVVQRQENYDQGGYYYVYRPRTSEEAAREMQRLLNSWYATVGQLIQEFEDRYGRETEERGDCPIRPDP
- a CDS encoding M20 family metallopeptidase translates to MVDDTGTARPTTAGDDAPAEYVRANREALVSLALDLLAVDTSNPPGDTREIVAAIERYLDPLPVEVERFAVDPAKPNLLVRVPGASDRTLLYNGHLDTVPFDADAWTRDPLGERADGRVYGRGATDMKGAVASLLFAVRAFAATDADPPVDLLFAFVSDEEVGGDAGLPALLDAGALDADACVIGEPTCEEGRHSVTVADRGSIWLTLEASGEAAHGSRPTLGVNAVDRLYDAVKRLRRRFGSERLDVDAEMDPIVEESIEYYAPSMGEATARDLFRYPSINLGVFEGGDAVNAVPQSARAELDVRLTAGVHTPDVLAGIRECVADCEGITVADVSWSIGTAEDPDGPLVEAVASTATAVTGDRVFRRSATGGGDAKKLRNAGISTVEFALGTDTLHAPDEYVPVDALVDNAVVYTRLPAAWRAEMDG